In Chaetodon auriga isolate fChaAug3 chromosome 7, fChaAug3.hap1, whole genome shotgun sequence, a genomic segment contains:
- the LOC143323750 gene encoding retinol dehydrogenase 11-like isoform X1 yields MSALLFYVAGAVSLYVIVYYRVFRGVRWSSSVKLKGKTAVVTGEGSTGPPEGVLGKPHCRSGECCCLCGKESGLCRQTRRPGMTGRPAGVATAPSDRSNTGIGKATALDLAKRGARVILACRNKEKAEAAAFDIRKESGNSQVVFMQLDLSSFKSVRNFAENFLKTEPRLDILINNAGVMSPGHTEDGFGMAFGVNHLGHFLLTNLLLERLQQCGPSRVVTVAALLHRFGKIDFPLLASKKDLVSDQSAWHNFLAYCNSKLCNVLFTRELANRLEGTSVTCYSLHPGVIYTELCRSMSLWQQLLMIPFAKLFFLDPEGGSQTTLYCALQEGIEPLSGRYFSNCELQQVGAKGRDDALAKKLWEVSERLTSLS; encoded by the exons ATGTCGGCTTTGCTTTTCTACGTAGCAGGAGCAGTTTCCTTGTATGTGATCGTGTATTACCGCGTCTTCAGAGGAGTGAGATGGTCCAGCTCAGTGAAGCTGAAGGGGAAGACGGCTGTTGTAACAG GTGAGGGGTCCACTGGACCTCCTGAAGGAGTACTGGGAAAACCTCATTGCAGATCAGGAGAATGTTGTTGCCTATGTGGTAAAGAGTCGGGACTATGCAGGCAAACCAGGAGACCTGGTATGACAGGAAGACCAGCAGGTGTTGCTACTGCTCCCAGTGACC GAAGTAACACTGGCATTGGCAAGGCCACGGCTCTGGATCTGGCAAAGAGAGGAGCCAGGGTGATCCTGGCCTGCCGCAACAAGGAGaaagctgaggctgctgctttTGACATCCGCAAA GAGAGTGGCAACAGTCAGGTGGTGTTCATGCAGCTGGATCTGTCAAGTTTCAAGTCTGTTCGTAACTTTGCTGAAAACTTCTTGAAGACTGAACCCAGACTGGACATTCTCATCAACAATGCAG gtgtaaTGAGTCCAGGACACACTGAAGATGGTTTCGGCATGGCATTTGGGGTGAACCACCTGGGCCACTTCCTGCTCACCAACCTTCTCTTGGAGCGACTGCAGCAGTGTGGTCCCAGTCGTGTGGTCACCGTGGCGGCGCTTCTGCACCGCTTTGGCAAAATTGACTTCCCTCTGCTAGCTTCCAAGAAGGATTTAGTGTCTGACCAGTCTGCCTGGCACAACTTTCTAGCCTACTGCAACAGCAAGCTGTGTAATGTGCTCTTCACTAGGGAGCTGGCCAACAGACTGGAGGGCACCAGTGTCACCTGCTACAGCCTCCACCCAG gagTCATCTACACAGAACTGTGTCGCAGCATGAGCCTGTGGCAGCAGCTCCTCATGATACCCTTTGCCAAGCTTTTCTTCCTGGACCCTGAGGGTGGGTCCCAGACCACCCTGTACTGTGCCCTACAGGAAGGTATTGAGCCTCTCAGTGGACGATACTTCTCTAACTGTGAACTGCAACAAGTGGGAGCCAAAGGACGAGATGATGCCCTGGCAAAGAAACTGTGGGAAGTGAGTGAGAGATTAACAAGTTTATCTTAA
- the LOC143323750 gene encoding dehydrogenase/reductase SDR family member 13-like isoform X2: protein MSALLFYVAGAVSLYVIVYYRVFRGVRWSSSVKLKGKTAVVTGSNTGIGKATALDLAKRGARVILACRNKEKAEAAAFDIRKESGNSQVVFMQLDLSSFKSVRNFAENFLKTEPRLDILINNAGVMSPGHTEDGFGMAFGVNHLGHFLLTNLLLERLQQCGPSRVVTVAALLHRFGKIDFPLLASKKDLVSDQSAWHNFLAYCNSKLCNVLFTRELANRLEGTSVTCYSLHPGVIYTELCRSMSLWQQLLMIPFAKLFFLDPEGGSQTTLYCALQEGIEPLSGRYFSNCELQQVGAKGRDDALAKKLWEVSERLTSLS, encoded by the exons ATGTCGGCTTTGCTTTTCTACGTAGCAGGAGCAGTTTCCTTGTATGTGATCGTGTATTACCGCGTCTTCAGAGGAGTGAGATGGTCCAGCTCAGTGAAGCTGAAGGGGAAGACGGCTGTTGTAACAG GAAGTAACACTGGCATTGGCAAGGCCACGGCTCTGGATCTGGCAAAGAGAGGAGCCAGGGTGATCCTGGCCTGCCGCAACAAGGAGaaagctgaggctgctgctttTGACATCCGCAAA GAGAGTGGCAACAGTCAGGTGGTGTTCATGCAGCTGGATCTGTCAAGTTTCAAGTCTGTTCGTAACTTTGCTGAAAACTTCTTGAAGACTGAACCCAGACTGGACATTCTCATCAACAATGCAG gtgtaaTGAGTCCAGGACACACTGAAGATGGTTTCGGCATGGCATTTGGGGTGAACCACCTGGGCCACTTCCTGCTCACCAACCTTCTCTTGGAGCGACTGCAGCAGTGTGGTCCCAGTCGTGTGGTCACCGTGGCGGCGCTTCTGCACCGCTTTGGCAAAATTGACTTCCCTCTGCTAGCTTCCAAGAAGGATTTAGTGTCTGACCAGTCTGCCTGGCACAACTTTCTAGCCTACTGCAACAGCAAGCTGTGTAATGTGCTCTTCACTAGGGAGCTGGCCAACAGACTGGAGGGCACCAGTGTCACCTGCTACAGCCTCCACCCAG gagTCATCTACACAGAACTGTGTCGCAGCATGAGCCTGTGGCAGCAGCTCCTCATGATACCCTTTGCCAAGCTTTTCTTCCTGGACCCTGAGGGTGGGTCCCAGACCACCCTGTACTGTGCCCTACAGGAAGGTATTGAGCCTCTCAGTGGACGATACTTCTCTAACTGTGAACTGCAACAAGTGGGAGCCAAAGGACGAGATGATGCCCTGGCAAAGAAACTGTGGGAAGTGAGTGAGAGATTAACAAGTTTATCTTAA
- the LOC143322980 gene encoding dehydrogenase/reductase SDR family member 13-like has product MITLLLTVGVVFGVAYVFHHVFVKGRRCTSKATLHGKTVIVTGSNTGIGKTTAIDVAKRGARVILACRSKQRGEAALKEVMRESGSNQVVFMQLNLGSLKSVRSFAETFLKSEPRLDILINNAGVFLQGRTEDGLGMMFGVNHIGHFLLTNLLLDRLKECEPSRVVNVSSLGHQYGKIDFDCLNTQKALGLGTSFMEVFQVYCDSKLCNVLFTHELAKRLKGTKVTCYSVHPGAIKTDLGRNTPLVQIVMKPLTVFFFKNTVQGAQTTLHCALQEGLEPLSGRYFSNCALKEPSAKAKDDAAAKKLWELSERLCGLA; this is encoded by the exons ATGATTACTCTTCTGCTGActgttggtgttgtttttggagTTGCTTAcgttttccatcatgtttttgtgAAGGGAAGGCGGTGCACAAGCAAAGCAACGCTGCATGGGAAAACTGTGATTGTGACCG GTAGCAACACAGGCATTGGAAAGACTACAGCCATAGATGTGGCTAAAAGAGGAGCCAGAGTGATTCTGGCCTGTCGTAgtaagcagagaggagaggctgctcTTAAGGAAGTCATGAGA GAGAGTGGCAGTAATCAGGTGGTGTTCATGCAGTTGAATCTGGGGAGCCTCAAGTCTGTTCGCAGCTTTGCTGAAACATTCTTGAAATCGGAGCCCAGACTGGACATCCTCATCAACAATGCAG GTGTTTTCCTGCAGGGTCGCACAGAGGACGGGCTGGGAATGATGTTTGGCGTCAACCACATTGGTCACTTCCTGTTAACCAACCTGTTGCTGGACCGGCTGAAGGAGTGTGAACCAAGCAGGGTGGTCAATGTGTCGTCTCTGGGACATCAATATGGAAAAATTGATTTTGATTGCCTGAACACACAAAAGGCTTTGGGATTGGGGACCTCGTTCATGGAGGTTTTCCAGGTCTACTGCGATAGCAAGCTGTGCAATGTCCTCTTCACCCATGAGCTGGCCAAAAGACTGAAGGGAACTAAGGTCACCTGCTACAGTGTCCATCCAG GAGCTATCAAGACTGACCTGGGAAGGAACACTCCCCTAGTGCAAATAGTCATGAAGCCcctgactgtttttttcttcaaaaatacTGTCCAGGGAGCCCAGACCACTCTGCATTGTGCTCTCCAGGAGGGACTCGAACCTCTCAGCGGACGTTACTTCTCCAACTGTGCTTTGAAAGAACCTTCTGCTAAAGCCAAGGATGACGCTGCAGCAAAGAAGCTGTGGGAGCTCAGTGAGAGACTGTGTGGTCTCGCATAA